A genomic stretch from Neodiprion fabricii isolate iyNeoFabr1 chromosome 3, iyNeoFabr1.1, whole genome shotgun sequence includes:
- the LOC124178597 gene encoding ATP-dependent RNA helicase Ddx1 isoform X2, translating into MGVLPEIAKAVEDMDWMLPTDVQAEAIPLILGGGDVLMAAETGSGKTGAFCLPILQTVWETLKDIESGKSTTSKASPQSSPHWTMSLFDRGRALAVTPDGLRCQSREQREWHGCRATKGVQGSGKFYYEATVTDEGLCRVGWSMPQANLDLGTDKFGFGFGGTGKKSNAKQFDSYGEPFGMHDVIGCLLDLTNAEIRFTKNGVDLGQAFSLNAQQKSSIFFPAVVLKNAEMAFNFGAQPFKHSPPEGYIAISAAPKSSTRDNTVSGNSQSGVDNLKPANNAPQTIIIEPSRELAEQTFNQIQKFKKHLDNPKVRELLLIGGVNVKEQISALNSGIDIVVGTPGRLEDLIQGGYLSLTHCRFFVLDEADGLLKQGYTELIDRLHRQIPKITCDGRRLQMIVCSATLHAFEVKKLADRLMHFPTWVDLKGEDAVPETVHHVVVMVDPQKDKSWQSLRTHIRTDGVHYRDNVKPGNNTAETLSEAVKILKGEYCVSAIREHKMDRAIIFCRTKIDCDNLESYLKSIGSNEFTCVCLHGDRKPQERKANLEKFKRQEVKFLICTDVAARGLDITGLPFMINITLPDEKSNYVHRIGRVGRAERMGLAISLVSSVPEKVWYHGEWCSSRGRNCSNTNLTDQGGCCIWYNEPRYLGEIEDHLNVTIQQVGPDIKVPLNEFDGKVTYGEKKVNSGTGYQNHVAQMAPAVSQLAGLESKAQLIYLRRHMNVGKSV; encoded by the exons ATGGGCGTACTGCCTGAGATAGCCAAAGCAGTTGAAGACATGGATTGGAT GTTGCCAACAGATGTTCAAGCTGAAGCGATTCCCCTAATTTTAGGAGGAGGAGATGTATTGATGGCTGCAGAAACTGGTAGTGGTAAAACTGGTGCCTTCTGTTTACCAATCCTTCAAACTGTATGGGAAACTCTGAAGGATATCGAATCTGGAAAATCAACGACCTCCAAAGCCAGTCCACAGTCCT CCCCACACTGGACGATGAGTTTATTTGATAGGGGCCGAGCGCTTGCCGTTACTCCGGATGGTTTGCGATGTCAAAGTCGTGAACAACGCGAATGGCATGGCTGTCGTGCAACCAAAGGTGTACAGGGTAGTGGGAAATTCTATTATGAAGCTACTGTGACTGATGAAGGTCTTTGTCGTGTTGGATGGTCTATGCCACAG GCAAACTTGGATCTGGGAACCGATAAGTTTGGATTTGGTTTTGGTGGAACTGGTAAGAAGTCGAATGCCAAGCAGTTTGATAGTTATGGAGAGCCGTTTGGGATGCATGATGTGATTGGCTGCCTGTTAGATTTAACCAATGCTGAAATTCGTTTTACTAAAAATGGTGTTGATTTGGGCCAAGCGTTTTCTTTGAACGCGCAACAAAAATCTTCCATATTTTTCCCCGCGGTTGTAttgaaaaatgctgaaatGGCATTCAACTTTGGAGCTCAACCCTTCAAACACTCGCCACCCGAAGGCTACATCGCTATTTCCGCAGCTCCAAAGTCTTCTACTCGAGACAATACTGTTTCCGGAAATAGTCAAAGTGGTGTCGATAATTTGAAACCAGCCAACAACGCTCCACAGACCATAATCATTGAGCCGTCTCGCGAATTGGCTGAGCAAACTTTCAATCAGATACAAAAG TTTAAGAAACATTTGGATAATCCAAAAGTACGGGAGCTCCTGTTGATTGGAGGAGTAAATGTCAAGGAACAGATTTCTGCATTGAATTCGGGGATTGATATCGTTGTGGGAACACCTGGCCGATTAGAAGACCTGATACAAGGTGGCTACTTGTCTTTGACTCATTGCAG ATTCTTCGTGCTCGATGAAGCTGATGGCTTATTGAAGCAAGGATATACCGAGCTTATTGATAGACTGCATCgacaaattccaaaaattacaTGTGATGGTAGAAGATTGCAGATGATCGTCTGTTCGGCCACTTTACACGCCTTCGAAGTTAAAAAACTCGCG GATCGTTTGATGCACTTCCCAACCTGGGTTGACCTCAAGGGCGAAGATGCAGTTCCAGAGACAGTCCATCATGTCGTTGTCATGGTGGACCCCCAGAAAGACAAATCCTGGCAGTCGTTGAGAACACACATTCGCACGGATGGAGTACATTACAGGGATAATGTCAAACCAGGAAATAATACCGCAG AGACACTTTCTGAAgctgttaaaattttgaaaggagAATACTGTGTCAGTGCCATAAGAGAGCACAAGATGGACCGTGCTATTATTTTCTGCAGGACTAAGATCGATTGTGATAATTTGGAGTCTTATTTAAAGAGTATCGGCAGTAATGAGTTTACATGTGTCTGCCTTCACGGAGATCGTAAGCCACAGGAGCGAAAAGCGAACTTAGAAAAATTTAAGCGTCAAGAAGtgaagtttttaatttgtacGGACGTCGCTGCCAGAGGATTGGACATTACCGGTCTTCCCTTCA TGATCAACATCACCCTACCagacgaaaaatcaaattacgtACACCGGATCGGCAGAGTGGGTAGAGCTGAACGAATGGGTTTGGCTATTTCTTTAGTAAGCAGTGTACCGGAAAAAGTTTGGTATCACGGTGAATGGTGTTCCTCCAGAGGCAGGAATTGCAGCAACACAAATCTGACTGATCAAGGTGGCTGTTGCATCTGGTATAACGAGCCGAGA TACTTGGGAGAAATTGAAGATCATTTGAATGTGACAATTCAGCAAGTAGGTCCAGATATCAAGGTTCCTTTGAACGAGTTCGACGGTAAAGTTActtacggagaaaaaaaagttaatagCG GAACTGGATACCAAAACCATGTGGCACAAATGGCTCCAGCCGTATCTCAATTGGCAGGACTGGAATCAAAAGCACAGCTTATTTATTTGAGGAGGCATATGAACGTTGGAAAATCGGTTTAG
- the LOC124178597 gene encoding ATP-dependent RNA helicase Ddx1 isoform X1: MTAFEEMGVLPEIAKAVEDMDWMLPTDVQAEAIPLILGGGDVLMAAETGSGKTGAFCLPILQTVWETLKDIESGKSTTSKASPQSSPHWTMSLFDRGRALAVTPDGLRCQSREQREWHGCRATKGVQGSGKFYYEATVTDEGLCRVGWSMPQANLDLGTDKFGFGFGGTGKKSNAKQFDSYGEPFGMHDVIGCLLDLTNAEIRFTKNGVDLGQAFSLNAQQKSSIFFPAVVLKNAEMAFNFGAQPFKHSPPEGYIAISAAPKSSTRDNTVSGNSQSGVDNLKPANNAPQTIIIEPSRELAEQTFNQIQKFKKHLDNPKVRELLLIGGVNVKEQISALNSGIDIVVGTPGRLEDLIQGGYLSLTHCRFFVLDEADGLLKQGYTELIDRLHRQIPKITCDGRRLQMIVCSATLHAFEVKKLADRLMHFPTWVDLKGEDAVPETVHHVVVMVDPQKDKSWQSLRTHIRTDGVHYRDNVKPGNNTAETLSEAVKILKGEYCVSAIREHKMDRAIIFCRTKIDCDNLESYLKSIGSNEFTCVCLHGDRKPQERKANLEKFKRQEVKFLICTDVAARGLDITGLPFMINITLPDEKSNYVHRIGRVGRAERMGLAISLVSSVPEKVWYHGEWCSSRGRNCSNTNLTDQGGCCIWYNEPRYLGEIEDHLNVTIQQVGPDIKVPLNEFDGKVTYGEKKVNSGTGYQNHVAQMAPAVSQLAGLESKAQLIYLRRHMNVGKSV; encoded by the exons ATGACAGCGTTCGAAG AAATGGGCGTACTGCCTGAGATAGCCAAAGCAGTTGAAGACATGGATTGGAT GTTGCCAACAGATGTTCAAGCTGAAGCGATTCCCCTAATTTTAGGAGGAGGAGATGTATTGATGGCTGCAGAAACTGGTAGTGGTAAAACTGGTGCCTTCTGTTTACCAATCCTTCAAACTGTATGGGAAACTCTGAAGGATATCGAATCTGGAAAATCAACGACCTCCAAAGCCAGTCCACAGTCCT CCCCACACTGGACGATGAGTTTATTTGATAGGGGCCGAGCGCTTGCCGTTACTCCGGATGGTTTGCGATGTCAAAGTCGTGAACAACGCGAATGGCATGGCTGTCGTGCAACCAAAGGTGTACAGGGTAGTGGGAAATTCTATTATGAAGCTACTGTGACTGATGAAGGTCTTTGTCGTGTTGGATGGTCTATGCCACAG GCAAACTTGGATCTGGGAACCGATAAGTTTGGATTTGGTTTTGGTGGAACTGGTAAGAAGTCGAATGCCAAGCAGTTTGATAGTTATGGAGAGCCGTTTGGGATGCATGATGTGATTGGCTGCCTGTTAGATTTAACCAATGCTGAAATTCGTTTTACTAAAAATGGTGTTGATTTGGGCCAAGCGTTTTCTTTGAACGCGCAACAAAAATCTTCCATATTTTTCCCCGCGGTTGTAttgaaaaatgctgaaatGGCATTCAACTTTGGAGCTCAACCCTTCAAACACTCGCCACCCGAAGGCTACATCGCTATTTCCGCAGCTCCAAAGTCTTCTACTCGAGACAATACTGTTTCCGGAAATAGTCAAAGTGGTGTCGATAATTTGAAACCAGCCAACAACGCTCCACAGACCATAATCATTGAGCCGTCTCGCGAATTGGCTGAGCAAACTTTCAATCAGATACAAAAG TTTAAGAAACATTTGGATAATCCAAAAGTACGGGAGCTCCTGTTGATTGGAGGAGTAAATGTCAAGGAACAGATTTCTGCATTGAATTCGGGGATTGATATCGTTGTGGGAACACCTGGCCGATTAGAAGACCTGATACAAGGTGGCTACTTGTCTTTGACTCATTGCAG ATTCTTCGTGCTCGATGAAGCTGATGGCTTATTGAAGCAAGGATATACCGAGCTTATTGATAGACTGCATCgacaaattccaaaaattacaTGTGATGGTAGAAGATTGCAGATGATCGTCTGTTCGGCCACTTTACACGCCTTCGAAGTTAAAAAACTCGCG GATCGTTTGATGCACTTCCCAACCTGGGTTGACCTCAAGGGCGAAGATGCAGTTCCAGAGACAGTCCATCATGTCGTTGTCATGGTGGACCCCCAGAAAGACAAATCCTGGCAGTCGTTGAGAACACACATTCGCACGGATGGAGTACATTACAGGGATAATGTCAAACCAGGAAATAATACCGCAG AGACACTTTCTGAAgctgttaaaattttgaaaggagAATACTGTGTCAGTGCCATAAGAGAGCACAAGATGGACCGTGCTATTATTTTCTGCAGGACTAAGATCGATTGTGATAATTTGGAGTCTTATTTAAAGAGTATCGGCAGTAATGAGTTTACATGTGTCTGCCTTCACGGAGATCGTAAGCCACAGGAGCGAAAAGCGAACTTAGAAAAATTTAAGCGTCAAGAAGtgaagtttttaatttgtacGGACGTCGCTGCCAGAGGATTGGACATTACCGGTCTTCCCTTCA TGATCAACATCACCCTACCagacgaaaaatcaaattacgtACACCGGATCGGCAGAGTGGGTAGAGCTGAACGAATGGGTTTGGCTATTTCTTTAGTAAGCAGTGTACCGGAAAAAGTTTGGTATCACGGTGAATGGTGTTCCTCCAGAGGCAGGAATTGCAGCAACACAAATCTGACTGATCAAGGTGGCTGTTGCATCTGGTATAACGAGCCGAGA TACTTGGGAGAAATTGAAGATCATTTGAATGTGACAATTCAGCAAGTAGGTCCAGATATCAAGGTTCCTTTGAACGAGTTCGACGGTAAAGTTActtacggagaaaaaaaagttaatagCG GAACTGGATACCAAAACCATGTGGCACAAATGGCTCCAGCCGTATCTCAATTGGCAGGACTGGAATCAAAAGCACAGCTTATTTATTTGAGGAGGCATATGAACGTTGGAAAATCGGTTTAG